Part of the Candidatus Polarisedimenticolia bacterium genome, GAAGTCCGTCCACCCCCCCTGAATCTTCTGGACCATCTCCAGTCCGCCCGCGAAATCGGCGCCGGCGCGCTCCGCCTCCGCGATCTTCTCCCCCGACGCGATGGCGAGAACCCGCTTCGTTTTGCCCGTGCCGTGCGGCAAGACCACCGTGCCGCGGACCATCTGGTCCGCATGCTTCGGATCGACGCCGAGCAGGAACGCGATCTCCATCGTCTCGTCGAATTTCGAGGGCTTCACCCGCCGGACCAGGGGGATCGCCTCCTCCAGGGTGTAGCCGCGGGTCTCGATCTCCTTCCGGGCCGCCCGGTATTTCTTTCCTTGCTTCGCCATCTTTCCTCTCCGCTCCCGCCTCCCTCCGGCGACCGGGGGAATCGGCGGGCCAGGGCCGTCAGCCTTCGACGACCTCGATCCCCATGCTTCGGGCGGTCCCCATCACGGTCCGGACCGCCGCCTCCACGGAACTGCAGTTCAGGTCTGGGAGTTTCGTGCGGGCGATCTCCTCCACCTGGGCGCGCGTCACCTTCCCCACTTTCTCCTTGTTGGGAGCCCCCGAGCCTTTCGCCAGGCCCGCCACTTTCTTGAGCAGGATCGCGGCCGGAGGAGTCTTCGTCACAAACGAGTAGCTCCGATCGGAGTAGACCGTGATCACGACAGGGATGATCAGGCCTTCCTGCTTCGCCGTCTTGGCGTTGAACGCCTTGCAGAAGTCCATGATGTTCACGCCCTGCTGGCCGAGAGCCGGCCCGACGGGCGGAGCGGGGGTCGCCTTCCCGGCGTTAATCTGCAGCTTGATGTAGCCCTGGATCTTCTTGGCCATTCCGCGTCTCCCGGCCCGGCACGGGCCGTTCTAGAGTTTTTCGACTTTCAGAAAATCGAGCTCCACCGGCGTGGCGCGGCCGAAAATCGTCACCATCACCTTGAGGGTCGCGCGATCGTTGTTGACCTCGTCCACCACTCCCTGAAAGTTCGTGAACGGGCCGTCGATGATGCGGACCTGCTCGCCACGCTGGAACTGGAATTTCGGCTTCGGCTTCTCGGCGGCCACCGACACCTGGTTGATGATCCGATCGACTTCCTCCTGGGTGAGAGGGGTCGGCTTGCTCCCCATCCCCACGAAGCCCGTCACCTTCGGGGTGTTCTTGACGACGTGCCAGGCGTTGTCGGACATCTCCATGTTGATCAGGACGTAGCCCGGGAAAAACTTCTTCTTGCTGATGATCTTCTCCCCGCTGCGCATCTCGATCACGTCTTCGGTGGGGATCAGAATCTCCCCGATGACCTCGTTCATGCCGAGGGCGTCCACCCGCTGCTTGAGCGATTCGCGGACCTTTCCTTCGTAGCCGGAATAGGTGTGCACGATGTACCACTGCTTCGCCATGGACTCTCCGCGCGGACCGTTCCGGTCGCTACCTGAAATACCCGAAGAGCCACGTGACCCCGTGGCCCAGGAGCCAATCCACTCCGAACAGAAACACCGAGAAGATGAAGACGGTGATGATCACCACCATCGTCGTCCCTTGGACCTCGAGCCGGCTGGGCCACGTCGTGCGCTTCA contains:
- the nusG gene encoding transcription termination/antitermination protein NusG; the encoded protein is MAKQWYIVHTYSGYEGKVRESLKQRVDALGMNEVIGEILIPTEDVIEMRSGEKIISKKKFFPGYVLINMEMSDNAWHVVKNTPKVTGFVGMGSKPTPLTQEEVDRIINQVSVAAEKPKPKFQFQRGEQVRIIDGPFTNFQGVVDEVNNDRATLKVMVTIFGRATPVELDFLKVEKL
- the secE gene encoding preprotein translocase subunit SecE, translating into MKEWIEKIRRFLTEVNVELKRTTWPSRLEVQGTTMVVIITVFIFSVFLFGVDWLLGHGVTWLFGYFR
- the rplK gene encoding 50S ribosomal protein L11, which gives rise to MAKKIQGYIKLQINAGKATPAPPVGPALGQQGVNIMDFCKAFNAKTAKQEGLIIPVVITVYSDRSYSFVTKTPPAAILLKKVAGLAKGSGAPNKEKVGKVTRAQVEEIARTKLPDLNCSSVEAAVRTVMGTARSMGIEVVEG